CTGTGCAACATAAGTTCGTAGTTGGTGACCGCGCCTTTGTCCAGGGTCAGCCGGACGCCTTCGGCGGCGCGCTTGGGATCTGTAAAATAATCGGGGAAAGGAGTACCGACCAGTTCATGGCGGGAATACCCTGATATACGGCACATTGTCTCATTAACGTCAGTGATGTTCAGCATCGGATCGACCGTAATGAGACCGTCCAACGACGCCTCGATAAGACCGCGGTTATACGTACGTTCTTCAGAAAGCTGTTTCTGAAGACGGGCCTGCTCGGTGATATCCCGGGCGCTCGCGAAAATCCCGCGCACATCGCCCGCCGGATCTTTGAACACAGAGGCATTCAAGGACACGACCAACTGCCGTCCGTCGCGGGTGGCCATGGTGAGCGTATAATCCGTAATCATGCCTTCATCGAAAGTTTGGCCCACACCGAGATTTGCGCTTTCACTATCCACAAAGTAATCCATAAACGGGGTACCGATCAGTTCCTCACGAGAATAACCCGTCATCTGGCACATGCGTGCGTTAACGTCGCTGATCATGCCCGCCGGGTCGACGGTGACCAGGCCGTCGACCGAGGCTTCGATCAGGCCGCGGTTGTAAGCCTCGGAATCACGGAGCCTTTGCTCAAGCTCTTTCTGCTCGGTGATATCGCGGGCGGCGGCAAACACGCCCTGCAGCCGGCCCTCGGCATCGCGAAAGGTGGAGGCGTTGTAGGAGACCACCGTCATACGGCCGGTCCGGGAAAGGGCGGTCAGCTCATAGTTGGTGACCTTGCCCTCGCGCAACACCAGTTTGATGCCCTCCTCGGCGCGCTGAGGGTCGGTAAAGTAATTCTTGAAAGGAGAGCCGATCAGCTCGTCACGGGTATAGCCGGTAAGGGTCACCATCTGCTTATTGACGTCGCTGATGATGCCCACAGGGTCGGTGGCCATCAGCGCATCGATATTCGATTCGATCAGCGAACGCGTATAGAACTGTGTTGCTTTGAGCTGCTCGGTCAGGCGGATTTCGTCGGAGATATCCTTCGAAATGAGCAGGAAACCGATCGCCCGGCCCAGCGAATCGCGCCGCGGCGTGATAACAACCCGCGCCTTGAAAAGCTCGCCGTTTTTGCGACGCCGATCAATGGTGCCTTCCCACTTGCCGTTGTGCAGGGCTGCATCAAGGATTTCCGGCGGCTTGCCGTCATTCACATCTTCTTCGGTGTGGAGGATCGAGGAGTTGGCCTTGCCGACCACCTCTTCAGGCTCATAGCCGTAAAGGCGGCGGGCGCCTTCGTTCCACAGCAGGATTTTGCCGTCGAGGTCTTTGCCGATGACCGAATACTCGGTGGACGACTCGAGGATGTTCGTGATGAAGTCCACCGCCTCCTGGGCGTTGCTGACAATGGCGCTGTCGAAGAGCTTCGCCTTCCGAAGCTGCTCGGTGAAGTGCATCTCGTGAGATATGTCCTTGGAGATCAAGAGGAAACCTATCGGCTGGCCCGAATCGTCGCGCCGCGGCGTGATGACCACCCGGGCCGCAAATATCTCACCGCTTTTGCGGCGTCGATCGATGGTGCCTTCCCATTTGCCGTTGTGCAGGGCTGCATCAAGGATCTCCTGCGGTTTGCCGGCCATCACGTCCTCTTCGGTGTGGAGGATGGAAGAGTTGGCCTTGCCGACCACCTCTTCGGACTCGTACCCGTAGATGCGGCGGGCGCCTTCGTTCCACAGCAGGATTTTCCCTTCGAGGTCTTTACCTATGATCGAATACTCCGTCGAGGATTCAAGCACGTTGGACGTGAATTCTACCGCGTCACGAATGCGTTTAATCTCGTCTTCGCTGAAGAGCTTGTCCTTCATAAACTTGCTCCCTTTCAAGACGGTGAGTACAGGGAAAAAAGAGTTATTTGCCCAAGACAGAAATTATTCTAAACGTCTAGATTCTTCCTGTCAAGATAAAATATGGCTTATTTTCTGTTATTTAGTCGTTTAAAATCAGGAGTTTCTACCACTCACAGTGACTTCCTTTTACCGCTTTGGCTTGTATCAGGTTGTTCCGGCCACATAAACAGCCAGGTCAATGCCATAAATTGTCGGCATGATGCCGTTTCTTTTTCTATGTGTGGTGTCTTGCATAAGATTGAGGACAAGTTTAAGAGGCTGCAGAGCGGATGCGCCGCCGGAACGATTACCCTTCCCGACGGAACGGTAATCCCGCCCGGCGACCGGACGCCGCAGACGCCTCCCGCGCCGGTAGTCCCGCCGGATATAACGCAGCCCCCGGCCTGGCCCGTTCCCGGCCAGTCGACAGAGATGCGCCGCGGTCCTCCGCCGTGGAACAGGAACTACGTGAAATGTCACAGTCTGACGGTTCCGATGACAACATGGATGACAACATGTGCGTCTGCGGAGGTTTCCACAAAACGAAACCGGCAGAAACCGGCATAATGATTCGGCGGGGGAAAAAGAGGACAGTCGTGGGCCGGCTGCAGTCTGGTCGACTCACTCTGACGGGGCGGCTTTTGCAGCCTGTATAACCTCTATGCGGATGGCACGATAAAAACCGTTAAACCATTGATGTGGAAGACTTTGGAGGAACAGAAAAGAAGGCAAGGGAACTTTTTGAACAGAAAAGAACAGTCTGTACTTCCCGATTTATACAGGTTGTATAATCACTGTTAGCTGGGAGATTCAGGGGTATGTCAAAGTCGCGTTTTGTCCCAATATATAGGATAGCACGTTCCACGGCCATACTGTAGATCCTGTCAGAGAAGGACTTTGACGGGGTCCTGCTGGGAGATTACTCGGTACTTGCTTCATGTCCAAAAGTGTAATAAAGTTGGAACAAGAAAGAAATGTCACAGGAGCGTGAACACATGGAAACGGAACAAATCACCATTCAGGTCGATGCGGAGGCCGCTCGGGTTTTTAAGTCTGCCTCAGCGGAAGATCGACGGAAATTGGAGGCTCTGCTCAGCATCCGACTCAGTGAAGTCACTCGGACACGTGAATCACTTAAAGCTATTATGAATGAGATCAGCCAGAAAGCGCAAGAACGGGGGCTGACGCCAGAGATTCTGAAGGCAATACTCGATGAAGACTAAAGGGCGGTACGTCTTCGACACAAGTGTCGTCGTCAGCGCGCTCCTCTTCAAAGAATCGAAACCCGGGCGGGCATTCCAGCCCTTGATCGCGGCGTGATCTTGTTCTCTCTTTGCCAGTTGTGAAGGAATTGGATGCGGTGTTGAGCCGACCGAAGTTTGCTTCTGGAAGAGCGGGAGCGTTTCTTGGCTGCATTGTTTTGGAAGCGACTTTTATTGAGATTAACGAGCGCATCCGTGCCTGTCGCGATCCGAAGGATGACATGTTTTTGGAACTGGCGGTCAGTGGAGCAGCCACCTGCATAATCAGCGGTGATGAGGACCTACTACAGCTCAATCCTTTCAGGGGAATACCTATCGTAAAGCCAGACGAATTCCTTATTATCTAGCGTCTACTCTTAGACCAAGGGTAGGCCGAGGAAGGTCTGATGGGCAATAAAAGTAGCCTGTCTCCTTATTTAATTTTCTGCTTGACGACTGGCTGCCTGACGGCGTGCTTCAGGGAATCGCCGCGGAAAACAATCTCTCCGAGACAGCGTTTGTTATAGCAAAGGGCGGCCATTTCGCATTGAGGTGGTTCACTCCGAAGGTCGAAGTGGACTTGTGCGGGCGTGCCACATTGGCTGCTGCTTTCGTAATATTCAAGTATCTTGGATATACCGGGTCATCAATTCGCTTTCAGTCTAAAAGCGGCTTGTTTACAGTAGAACGTGATAAGGAGCTGAATTCTGGATTTTCCGGCCCGACCGCCGGTACCCTGTCCGACACCTCAACTACTGGTCCAAGGATTAAGTCGCCGGCCTATCGAAGTAAGACGTTCGAGAGACTATTTTGCCGTCTTTAGCACTCAGGAAGACATTCCGGAAATTAAGCCGGACATGCTGATACTGAGTCAATTGGATTGTCTGGGCATTATAGCGACGGCGCCCGGTAACGCAGTGGATTTTGTCTCGCGCTTTTTTGCACCGGGGGCCGGCATCCCCGAAGACCCGGTAACCGGTTCCGCTCATTGTTCGCTGATCCCGTATTGGTCGGAAAGGCTTAGAAAGAAGAAAATGACAGCGTTGCAGCTTTCAGCCCGCGGCGGTGAGCTGTTCTGCGAAAACCTGGGCGACCGTGTCAAGATAGGCGGTAAGGCTGCGGTCTACCTTAAAGGCGAAATTGAGATTCAGGAGTGATCCGACAATAGAAACGCAAAAGATCCGGCTGACTCGGGAGAAAGAGACCCTGCTGGTCCCTCTGTACAGCAAGGCCGTCGAAAGCCGGCGGGCGCGTCCGATTATTGTTGACCGCAAGGCGGAAGAGATTCTGCGGCACATCGACTACGATTTCCGCGAGCTACGGATTCCGATCCAGTCGCTGGTCACGCTGGCGATGCGGGCGAAGAAGCTCGACTCCTGTGTGAGGGATTATCTGAACAGAACCGCTGACCCGCTCGTGCTGCACCTGGGCTGCGGGCTGGACAGCCGCGTGCTCAGGGTCGGTCAGGCGCGGGGCGAATGGTACGATCTCGACTACCCTGAGGTCATCGACCTGCGGCGGAAGTTCTACGAGGAGACGGAGCACTACCATATGATTCCGTCGTCGGTAACCAACCTCGCCTGGCTGGACCGGGTAAAGGAAAACGGTGCAGCCTGCATCATCGCGGAGGGACTGCTGATGTATCTGCGCGAAGAGGATATCAAGGAACTCTTTACTGCTCTACAAAGGTGCCTGCCCGGGAGTGAAATCGCCTTCGACGCATACAGCCGTCTGACGGCAAGAAGCGCCGGGAGGCACCCATCGATCAAGAAGACCGGCGCGCAGATCCATTGGGGAATAGACGATGCGGAACGGATTGAAACCTGGGGCACGGGAATGCGCCTGCTGGAAGAATGGTATTTCACCGACTCGGAGGATACAGCCGCCCTGGGATTTTGGTTCCGGCTGTTGTTCCGTGCCGCGGGGGCATTTCCGGCGGCGAGGAAAACCCACCGGATACTCCGCTTTCAACTGTAGTAAAGGCATTATATCAAGGCCGGTTCAAAAGTACAGCCGGTTGCTGGGTTTGCAGCATCGGGGAAAACCAGTGGGAAGAACAGGTTTCCCCCGACCCGGTCCAAGGGTGGATACGCAGTCTTTTCAGTCCTGTCTCGGCTTCACCGCCGCCACCTTTATGCTGACAACCCCGTCGATTATGTCTTTAAGCTGGTCGCCGGCGATGTTCAGGTTATCGGCGACCGCTTGCGCGGTCGGGTCGTTGGCAATGCAATCGATCGGGAAAGAGGTCTCGTCAAGGATTTTCACGTCACTGAACCCGGCGGACTCCATGGCGGCAAGGTACTGATCCCTCATTATCGCTCCCGAAAGGCAGCCGACATACGCGGCAGCCGAGTTTTTAATAAAGTCCGGGAGTTCCTTCAATAAGGTTATGTCGGAAACCATAACCCGCCCGCCCGGCTTCAGCACGCGGAACGCTTCTTCGAAAACCCGCTTCTTGTCGGGTGAAAGGTTTATCACACAGTTCGAAATTATAACATCCACCGAATTATCGGCGACGGGGAGGTTCTCTATTTCACCGAGCCTGAACTCCACGTGGTTGTACGTGCCCTGCCGCGCGTTAGCCCTTGCCTTCTCAACCATCTCCGGCGTCATGTCCACGCCGATGACCTTGCCTCCGGGACCGACCTTGGCCGCGGCAAGGAAGCAGTCCAACCCCGGACCGGAACCGAGGTCAAGCACGGTTTCCCCCTCTTTCAAGGAAGCAAGGGCGATGGGGTTCCCGCAGCCGAGGCCCAGGTTCGCCCCTTCGGGAATCACTTCAAGTTCGCCCGCGGTGTACCCGACCTTGAGGCTGATATCCTGAACCCGGGCGGGACCGCAGCAGCACGAACCGCTACCTGCGGCGATTCTGGCGTACCCCTCCCGCACCGCTTTTCTCAGCTTCTCTTCATTTTTTAAATCGTTGGAATCCGGTTTTTCGCCGTCTACAGTTCTTTCCATTGTCATCCCTCCTACAAGTATATTTCACCGCCAAGACGCCAAGGACGCTATAAAGTAAATGAAAACAGGTAAATCACTATTGTAATCGCCGATTTTCATTATCCGTTCTGCGGCTTGCTGCATGGGTACTCCCTCCAACCATGCGTCATTTCGCAAGTATCTCTTTCATCACCGGCCCGAGTATCTCCCGGACCATTTCCGTCAAGTCATCAACTTTAATCAGGGCGATACAACAAACCGCCCCGTTCCTTTCCATGCCTACGACGGCCAGTTTGTCGCCCGCGCGGATGCCCGCTTTTTCCCTTACCTCTTTCGGGAGGACCATCTGGCCGCGCTCGTCCACGCCGATCAGCGCCTCAACCTTGAATCCACCCGCGCAGCATCCCCCTTCTGTTTTTTCCCTCATTACGGCTTGCCGCCTTCCCGGTAAAAAAGTACTGATAATACTGATATTTCAGTCATTACTGATTAATGATATCATAGAGAGGCCGATTGTCAACAGATAATTTGAGACTGTCTTGGTGGCGGTAGACCATGCGAAAAAGAGCCGGCAAGCGAGTTGTTTTACCGGCCTTTTTCAGGATGTCTTTCACGGAGTCGGTAGGTTTCCAACCGAGCCGGACGGGACGGCGGAGGAGCCGGAAAGGCCTGGTCTGACTGTGCTGTCAAGCCCCTTCTTATACGACCACTGCACGTATAAAGTGCGCGTGCTCATACGCATAATAGCCGTCCGTACGGCCTGCGAAGTAGCGTTCTTGGATGTTGGACGGGCTTAATTGTTCCTGCAGACGTAAGCCTGTACGGAGGAGGTCTGCAGCCAGTGTGGATGGTCGAAAACTCTCCTTTTCAAAGCCTCACAGGGAATCAATAGTTAAACCGATACATCAATTTGTATCACGTTTGCGCGTTTCTGCCAATGTCGACGGATTTTGCTTTTCCGCCGGGACCTTACACGCTGCCGCGGAGCTTTTTAATAATCATCTCTGCGACTTTTTTCCCGGAGAGGACCATCCCGCCGAAAACGGGGCCCATCCGGTAACCGCCGGCTGCCGCGTTGGCCGCCATCCCGGTAACGTAAAGGCCCGGGTAGACTTCGCCGGTGAATTCCATCAACTGCTTTTCGCCGACATCCGCCCAGAGCGATTTTTCACCCTGGATGCATCCACCCGGCAGGTTAAGCTCAACTCCGTTTTTCCGGGCCAGGATCCGCACCACCATCGCGTCATGGCCGGTGGCGTCGACTGCGCAGCGAGACTGTACGGCAAGGGGGTCCACATGCAGCCCGGCGATTTCGACCGCCGACCAGTTCAACACCATTCCCGTCACCGCGTTATTTCGGAGGGCCACATCTTCCACGGAGATGCAGTTCATTATCTTGACCCCCGCCCGGCAGGCGGCGTGCGCAAATCCCGTGACGGCCTCAACGGCGTGAGCGGTATAATAACCCTGCTCGAATTCTTCGAACCGGACGCCTACCTCTTCAAATATTTCGCGGGCGGGTTCCTGAAAAACGATCCGGTTGAACATCATCGCACCGCCCCACATCCCGCCGCCGATGCTCAGGCGGCGTTCGAAGACCGCGGTCTTTAGACCGCTGCGGGCGAGGTAATACGCTGCGGTGAGCCCCGATGGCCCGCCGCCGGCGACAGCCGCATCAAGTTCGAGGATTGATAACAGTTCCCGGGTATAACGGGAGATTATCGCGCGCGAGATAACACGTTCATCAAGGATTGGGTTTTGTTTCAATACGGACATCTCCTTTCTGCCGGGGGGAGCGGGGCTTCGGCTTTTTAGCCGCCGGCCCGGCGCCGGGTTTGTCATTCTGTAGCTATTCAGGTACTCCCGTGGGGCGCAGCGATAAGCAACGCATTGCTGCGTGTTTCAGAAGTCAGATGCAGGATGTCGGAAGTCGGAATTCTCGAAGGAATTTGCTGTAGCGAATTCCCACTTTCAATCTGACCTCTGATTTCTGGTATCTAACCTCTGAATACACTACGCTCCGGTTCGTCTCCCCCAGCACTCAAACTTACCCTAGCAAAAAACAAGCGGTTTTCACAACATCTGACGTTTTGATGAAATTGCTACTTTTCAAGTTAAATTGAGTGCTGGGTTCCTTGCACTGCATTACTTCTCGCCGCGTTTCGTAAGTGTTAGGTCACGGCTGAATAGTTCCGTCATTCTTGCGCCCCAGGTAATCTTTGATCGCCTTATGCAGGGCGTCGGCGCCTAGGTTGGAACAGTGCATCTTTTGTTTGGGCAAACCCTCCAGGGCGTCCGCAACGTCCTTGTTGGTGATTTTCAAGGCCGTCTCCAGGCTTTTACCTTTGGCCATCTCGCTGATCATGCTTGACACGGCGATCGCCGCCCCGCAGCCGAATGTCTGGAACTTCACGTCTTCGATCCGTTCATCTTTGACCTTGATATAAAAGGTCATTACGTCTCCGCACGCCGGGTTTCCCACCTCTCCGACACCGTCCGCGGCTTCGATGACGCCGGCGTTGCGCGGGTTGGAAAAATGCTCTAAAACCTTGGCGCTGTACACACTCTCATCTCCTTCAAGGTTCAAAGTTCAAAGTTCAACGCTGTAAAAAGGTGCTGAGTTAGAAGCCGGAATCAGTTAAAGGTGACTGCAAATGGATGACAGCACAAAAACCGGAACTCACCTAAAACGAAGGAGTTGGGACTTAAGAATGAGGGCTTGCATGGGAATTAGCAACCCGCACGTTTTGGTCGAGTTTCGCTTTGTAATAGAGCGGCGACATGTCGCGCAAGCGCTGTACGATCGCAGGCAGCTTTTCAAGCGCGCGGTCGACGTCTTTAACCGTGTTGTGGATGCCGAAGCTGAATACCAGAGACCCCTGGGCGGTGGAAGAACGAACTCCCATGGCCAGCATCGCGTGTGACACCTTCAGCGAGCGGGAAACGCAGGCCGACCCGCTTGATAGTTTAACATCGTCCATGTCCATGAACAGGAGTATCGACTCGCCTTCTACGTATTCAACGGCCACGCTGGCATTATTCGGCAGCCTTTTTTCCGGGTGGCCGAGCAAAACGGTGTAAGGGACGCGGGCCAGCAGTTCGCGGATAAAGTAGTCGCGTAAGCCCTGAAGGCTACGGATGCGGGAAGCCATTTCTTTCCGGGCGATCCCGGCGGCCGCGCCCATTCCGACTACCGCCGGTACGTTCTCGGTCCCGGCCCGCAGGCCGCGCTCCTGAATACCGCCGTCTAAAAGCGGCTGTATCTTCAACCCTTTGCGGACGTAGAGGGCCGCTGCCCCTTTCGGGCCGTAAAAGGTATTGGCCGCCAGGGACAGGAGATCGGCGTTAATCTTGTTGACGTCGACCGGGATGAGCCCGGCGGTGGCTACGGCGTCGGTGTGAAAAAGAACCTTATTATCGCGGCAGATGCGCCCGATCTCCTCTACCGGCTGAATGGTGCCCACCTCATTGTTGCCGTGCATCACCGAAACAAGTATGGTGTCCGGGCGGATCGCGTTTTCGACGTCCGCGGGGTCGACCATGCCGCGGCGGTCGACGGGCAGCCTGGTTACTTCAAAACCCCAGCGTTCCAAAGTTTTGGCGCAATGCATGATCGAAAAATGCTCCACCGGGCTGACGATAATGTGTTTGCCCTTGTTCTGATGCGCCCATGCCACACCCTTGAGGGCGAAATTGTTCGCTTCTGTGCCGCAGGATGTGAAAATTATTTCGTCCGTCATCGCTCCAATCAGGCCGGCGACTTCGGCGCGCGCCTTCTCCAACGCTTCCTGGGATTTTTCGCCGAAGCTGTGAACGCTGGAGGGGTTGCCCCAGTATTGCGTGAAGTAAGGCGCCATTGCTTCGTAAACCTCGGGCAAGATCGGCGCCGCGGCCATGTAGTCAAGGTAAACCATGATAACTCGTCCTTTCGTTAGAGTAGTTTCTGACCGCTCTCCCGCGCGGCGCCGGCAGACGCATCCAAAGACATTGCGGCTTTCGGTGTCGCTCCAGATGCGGTTTCTTCCCGAACGTCGCGGCGCCCGGTAACCGAAAGCATCCGGCTTACGGCGCGGTGCGCGCGGGAGCGTATTTCTTCCGGTACGGTGATTTCAGGCTCCAGTGCTTGCAGGCAGCGCAGCACCTTCTCCAGGGTGATGCGTTTCATGTTGGGACATACGGCCCTCATGGATGCGGGAATAAAAGTCTTATGGGGGTTTTCCTTGCGCAAACGGTACAGGATCCCCATTTCCGTGCCGACGATCAGGGTTTCGAAAGAATTCTCTTTTGCGTACCGGCAAAT
This window of the Bacillota bacterium genome carries:
- a CDS encoding PhzF family phenazine biosynthesis protein — translated: MPDGVLQGIAAENNLSETAFVIAKGGHFALRWFTPKVEVDLCGRATLAAAFVIFKYLGYTGSSIRFQSKSGLFTVERDKELNSGFSGPTAGTLSDTSTTGPRIKSPAYRSKTFERLFCRL
- a CDS encoding class I SAM-dependent methyltransferase, whose amino-acid sequence is MRFRSDPTIETQKIRLTREKETLLVPLYSKAVESRRARPIIVDRKAEEILRHIDYDFRELRIPIQSLVTLAMRAKKLDSCVRDYLNRTADPLVLHLGCGLDSRVLRVGQARGEWYDLDYPEVIDLRRKFYEETEHYHMIPSSVTNLAWLDRVKENGAACIIAEGLLMYLREEDIKELFTALQRCLPGSEIAFDAYSRLTARSAGRHPSIKKTGAQIHWGIDDAERIETWGTGMRLLEEWYFTDSEDTAALGFWFRLLFRAAGAFPAARKTHRILRFQL
- the hgcC gene encoding HgcAB-associated protein HgcC — its product is MREKTEGGCCAGGFKVEALIGVDERGQMVLPKEVREKAGIRAGDKLAVVGMERNGAVCCIALIKVDDLTEMVREILGPVMKEILAK
- a CDS encoding arsenite methyltransferase, with the protein product MERTVDGEKPDSNDLKNEEKLRKAVREGYARIAAGSGSCCCGPARVQDISLKVGYTAGELEVIPEGANLGLGCGNPIALASLKEGETVLDLGSGPGLDCFLAAAKVGPGGKVIGVDMTPEMVEKARANARQGTYNHVEFRLGEIENLPVADNSVDVIISNCVINLSPDKKRVFEEAFRVLKPGGRVMVSDITLLKELPDFIKNSAAAYVGCLSGAIMRDQYLAAMESAGFSDVKILDETSFPIDCIANDPTAQAVADNLNIAGDQLKDIIDGVVSIKVAAVKPRQD
- a CDS encoding PhzF family phenazine biosynthesis protein, coding for MEVRRSRDYFAVFSTQEDIPEIKPDMLILSQLDCLGIIATAPGNAVDFVSRFFAPGAGIPEDPVTGSAHCSLIPYWSERLRKKKMTALQLSARGGELFCENLGDRVKIGGKAAVYLKGEIEIQE
- a CDS encoding sulfide-dependent adenosine diphosphate thiazole synthase, translating into MKQNPILDERVISRAIISRYTRELLSILELDAAVAGGGPSGLTAAYYLARSGLKTAVFERRLSIGGGMWGGAMMFNRIVFQEPAREIFEEVGVRFEEFEQGYYTAHAVEAVTGFAHAACRAGVKIMNCISVEDVALRNNAVTGMVLNWSAVEIAGLHVDPLAVQSRCAVDATGHDAMVVRILARKNGVELNLPGGCIQGEKSLWADVGEKQLMEFTGEVYPGLYVTGMAANAAAGGYRMGPVFGGMVLSGKKVAEMIIKKLRGSV
- a CDS encoding putative toxin-antitoxin system toxin component, PIN family yields the protein MLSRPKFASGRAGAFLGCIVLEATFIEINERIRACRDPKDDMFLELAVSGAATCIISGDEDLLQLNPFRGIPIVKPDEFLII
- a CDS encoding cysteine desulfurase family protein, with the translated sequence MVYLDYMAAAPILPEVYEAMAPYFTQYWGNPSSVHSFGEKSQEALEKARAEVAGLIGAMTDEIIFTSCGTEANNFALKGVAWAHQNKGKHIIVSPVEHFSIMHCAKTLERWGFEVTRLPVDRRGMVDPADVENAIRPDTILVSVMHGNNEVGTIQPVEEIGRICRDNKVLFHTDAVATAGLIPVDVNKINADLLSLAANTFYGPKGAAALYVRKGLKIQPLLDGGIQERGLRAGTENVPAVVGMGAAAGIARKEMASRIRSLQGLRDYFIRELLARVPYTVLLGHPEKRLPNNASVAVEYVEGESILLFMDMDDVKLSSGSACVSRSLKVSHAMLAMGVRSSTAQGSLVFSFGIHNTVKDVDRALEKLPAIVQRLRDMSPLYYKAKLDQNVRVANSHASPHS
- the nifU gene encoding Fe-S cluster assembly scaffold protein NifU — translated: MYSAKVLEHFSNPRNAGVIEAADGVGEVGNPACGDVMTFYIKVKDERIEDVKFQTFGCGAAIAVSSMISEMAKGKSLETALKITNKDVADALEGLPKQKMHCSNLGADALHKAIKDYLGRKNDGTIQP